The DNA segment ATTTTTCTGCAATTTAGTCTTATATCTTTTTACATATTGCACCCACTTAAATGGTTAGCTTTGCATATGCGTGTATATAGGAGgcgaaaagagagagagagagagagaggtacatTGGTAAACAGTTTAGACGTTAGCGCCCGCCCAATTTCGTTAAGACTTGAAACGTCATAGCTACTGTTTATTAACGATACCAGTTTGGTTTCCTGTTTGTAATGATGTGTCTCATGTCCTTTTTGCCTTGTTTTGAACAAAGATGCCCCTTGCTTGGCCTCGCCCACTTTTCACAAGCTTCAAAAAAGTTCTTGAATTATCCTCAAACCGATACCAGTCACCGGATAATTTTCCAGTGGCGCCAATGATCACTCGGCAGCCGTTATACTTATTATTATTTCTTAGCAACTTCCAAAAGgcaaagtctctctctctctctctctaacttttGCTATATTCGACAATCAGAAGGCACAATGCAAAGTACCGACTTTAATTTTTTAGGACTATGTGACTGCTTCTCGGTGGAAAgtgaaatattttatatgttagatggaaacaaaaagaaaaacccttAAAAGCTTAATTAATTCGAAATATCTAATTTGAAAGTATCTGCCACTTCTTTAGCCAAAAAAGTAACTACCAACTGCTTCGATTAACTATAATTGGTCACGGTTACCGCGGGAAAATAGATACCTTATTAGACAACTCTTATTCAATTTGAAAACTTTTCTAAGTAGGCGACTCAACGGAGGGTTTGAGGCGACAAGTATTGCAACTACCAAAGGCGGCTGGGAGGACAGTAtgtaattttcaaatatttttttacaaaggcaaaacttaatttttttgaaaagtccaatggtaaaattttatatatttttgaaaaaaacaaaggtgGTGGGGACCCCTAGCAACTAATGTCAAATAAAGATACTTAatcacacacgcacacacatacacatgcatgtGTAAACGCGCACACACATGAGGGATGCCCACACGCGTGGGAACGTCTATAATATGCAGTGGGTTGTGTAACATTCGATATGTATAGTCGCCTAGTTGTACAAAGGTTGCAGGAGAAGTCACTCTCCCACGAGGGCCAGCTATATATATGCCCTTGATTTCTTGGAAATGAAGGTGACTAAGTCTCAACTGTCTAATAAAGGAAGgtgatgaaatgaattttccgaaagaaaccaaaataaaagtCGAGCGCCAATGACATAATCACCCTATGAGAACGTTCTGGGaaaataattagaaaaaaaagcTGCAGGGGTCTTGCCCTTCGAACAAGAAACTGTTTGGGCATGCCGTGGAATAAGGGATGCATGCCGTAACATCCCCAATTCCCTCGACTATTTCAGGCTAATTTTCTTGGACCCTTATTTTGCCTAATATTCTTTGTCAGACCCCAAACCTTTCTTATTTCTTTAGTCCCGACCTGGCATTTTGAAAGGGTTATTCTGAATGGATTTTCGTGGCAAACTCGCACGCAAAAATAAGGAATAGACAACCgtacataaaataaaatattaaaacatacGGGAGACCATTTTTACTGAGTGGTATATAAGAAGACTTCGTGAAAAGGTTTTTGTAAATAGCCTTTTCATTTATCACAATTAACGATGCCTTAATTTTTCTTGTAACTCTGAAAAGGTGGGCATCTTTATTTCCAGATATTGACGGATGTAGGCATCACCTAGGTCCAATCCACATTTTTACGTATTGATAGTCATTGACGTTTGTTTTCCTTCCTTGCAAATACGGTACGGGCAATTGTTTGTTTCAAAAGAATTAATCAAAACCCaaaccattttatatatatgagaaagGTTTAAAATGGAGGAGTCCGCCCATGTGTTTCAACAATAGCCACAAACAATTTTTTCGCTAAGGTTTTTTTCGGGTATCATGGTgagtttgaaagaaaaagaaaactaaaaaaaaatatggtaattttttaaaaaattaaaaaataaaagtaagataaaaataaaacaagtgaaaaactaatattaAAACATTAGTAGatttacaataaataaaaaataaaaaacagtttggcattgaaaaaaGTGTTTTTGGTGACCGTGGCTTCTACACTTTGTGGAATCATGTTCGACTTCAAAACAATTTCAGTCCCGACCAGATCACGCTCTATGTGGAGCTGGACCCAAGCTTGGGCTCAGTTAAACCTAGATCACCTGCGGGCGGGGTTTGTTGGAAGTTGAGTACTGAAAGCTGGCTAGCTGATCCCGACACGAAAATGAAGTCCAGATTCGCTCTACTCGCAGAGCCAAGTGTTGGATAATTAGGAGAATAAAATAATGTCCAACTTGAGAGGATTTGGAAGCTCGCTCGCTCTTTAATTCGAAGGTTCGAGTGCAGTATGCGTGTCGGTTCATTTAAATTTATGAGGCCTCCTCAAACAGCTGCCACCTCTCCGTTTGAAGGCTATCTACGTAACCGAATTTCAAAGCAAGCCCACTTTGTGAAATTGATTCTGGACCCAATAGCATAAgatctaaaatatatatatatataggttcaCTGAACGGTGACTCTAAAATTCATGGACATCAGGAGCCGTCTGATGATAGATGTATGTtgtgagaaaaagaagaagaaaaacctgATTTAATCATTCtcgttgtttttttcttaaccatccatcatcATAAATCAGATGTTTTGATGAGTGAGTTGGGTAACTCTTGTTATCCAAAGTCACTattcaatatgtatatatatacacacacacaccagacTACTTAGGTTAATACATTTAGAAACACTAATTGAATCTAAATCTTGTTttggttcaagttatttttattaaagaaatGATCTTTCTATTATCATAATTTTGATGTCATAAgaaccattcatttttttattatcaaaaaatattattaaagtaaaaatgaCTAATTTAGTAAATGTTTCTTTTAAGATCATGGACAAAATATTTGACTCGGAGTCCAATTAATTTATCTACGAAACCGCTTAAGAAATATCATCCAAATCCACATTTTTCGATTTGGCAAATGAGATAGATAATCAGAAAGAAATAGGTGATGCTTTGCGTCCTAATAGGGATGGTGGGACTGTGCAAGCCCACCAGCACGTACGTGGGGACGAACGGTGAGGGGGGATCCGATCCAGCGGCCCTAATTCATAAGTGTGTGGCTTGAATGATCTGATCAGATGGCCGTGGGCCCCACGGGAGAAATTAAAGAATATCACCCAGCTTTCCTGTACGCCCGCCCCCTTCCCTTCCTAACGGTTCCCTCAATTACCTTTTATCCAATGGCATATAGTTCTGTGTGTATTTATCCGTGATTCAAAAGTCTGTAGTCACAAATAAAGTTTTAGAATtataaacggtgaggttttctTAAGTATAATACGGGGAgcttaaagaaaagaaaatagaaaaaatatgataaatttaaaaaaaataaaaactaaataaaataagtgacatcaaaagataagcaaatttgcaacaaataaaaaataaaaaaaactgtttgacatttaaaaaataaaaaaatgaagaaagtgaaaaaattgttaaaaatgtgttttttcgtcataaacatttttttaaaaaaaaaacacacatttttaaagttttaaatggtaatttaatttattattttttttcactaaaaaaacgtgttttttgtgacacaaTTTAAAACCGTGTTTGTCCGCAAATGAAACTTAGATCGATAAGTTTTACTACTCTCATCTGATCTAGTTATATATATTGCCGATAGAACATGgacaatttctttatttttctttgcccTGGGAGGAACTTTCATAGCTTTGATTCCCGGCACATCACATAGCTACTAGCgtgaacaacaacaacaataacgctgggaaaaaaaaaaaatcgaatggCCGTTTCATTCCACCAACTCCTACGAAGGCAATGGTAATTCATAATAAGAGTCAGTTACCGAATCTCCTttgttcatttgtttaaaattaaagaaaaggaaaaaatatttgggGAAAACGTCCAGACTCTTGTCTCGCGGTTTAGTCAATCATTAACTGACCTTTTAGACATAATTAAAGATGTAAGCGAAGTGAAAATTCTTTCTCCGATATTAATCTTTTTACCTTATTCAGCAGCAAGGAGATGAGTCCATCCCACCCCCACATGGTCGCATCATGTACAAAACTTTCCCTTGATCTTGATGGCGGGCATAAGACTACTTGTcattgataacaaaaaaatgtctttttagtGAAAAAAGACATAAATAATCTCGAAGCATTcaattattttcaaatataaaataaaaataatcacAGCTAAACTGGCAAAATtaccacaaaaatgaaaaagtggctATAACAAAGACAGTGAATTTGCCAATTTATTATTCAGATTCATGAAAACAAACAGCCGCTAAACGTAATGACTCGGTGGTATCCATAAATAAAGAGAAAGTTTgagggtctctctctctctctctctctctcttctttctctctctctctctgcgctaAGTGTTGACCTTGGGTGAAGATGGAATGCATCATCCACCCACGACTAACAACAATATTCTTGTTGCGCGTGGAGACACGCTATTGGATTTCCTTCTAATTCCTTCTCCCCCTTCCTCCCTTACaagaataataaaaagaaaatggaggTCAGCCTTCTTTCTCAATACATCCTTGATACTGTACATATTTTTTAGGGGAAATTTatatctataattttttttttaaaagtgcATTTGCAtttataattaagaaaaaaaaaagaaaaaaaaaaagaggaattaaatctctctcttgctccttCTCTCTCCTGTCGCTATCAAattcatcaccaccaccatcatcttcattttgtaCCTTTTATGCACACAGTTGCTATTCCCCACAACTCCCCGCATTAGAAAAAAACCCATTCCACCACCACGTCATTCCTCCCATTAACAAAGCAACCACACCTCAGTTCCTCATATTAAATTGCTTGGTTTTCAGTCTCCTCTGGTGCAATTCTGCATCCCAAGACTATAAAATAAGAAACCCAGGtcttatcttttttcttcttcttcctccgtctttTATATCAAAAGATGTGTAGCTTGTTTTGGCAGATGGAGAATGATCAAGGCGACCTCTCCGATATACTAAGAGCTAacagtggtggtggtggcggtggcggtggcgcTCGGAGCGGCGGCGGAGGCGGTGGTGACGGCGGCGTTGGTGGTGGCCTTCTTGGTACTGGCGGTATCAATACCCCAACTACATCAGGTTATGGCTGGACTTTTCCGACCGACCCCGCTGTGAATTTTCCAACGAGACCCGGCGATCAGATCGATGATTTTAGCAGTGTCGGCTGTGGCGCTGCTCATGGTCAATTGTTGCAGGAGTCGGAAATGATGAATTCGATGTTTTATTCCGGTGATAACCCTCTGCTGGTTCGGAAGGATAATGACAGTTACTCTGATAATCCTTTTGGTGATAGCTTGATGGGTCAGGAGATGAAGCCTTGCCAGCTGCTAACAAGGATGATTCAAATTGGTCCAAGGCCTAAAATTCCGGCTCCTGCCCACAACGCTTCCGcaccttcttctctttcttctccagGCAGCAAGCCTCTGAGTGAGGCTCTGAAGGTGAATTCAATAGGAGGGTCTACTGAAAATGCTTCACTGCATATGAATTCCCCACGAAATCCTGGTATTAAGAGAAGGTATGCTCTCTCtgcctccctctttctttctctcccccctACTTTTTACTGCTACCTGTTTGACGCGAAAATAGATAAAATTGCAGAGAAATTTTGCATTAAACTGGAAGGAAAGCGATTGAGCGTTCAAGCTTTTATAAGTCTTCAACAGTTCATGATCAATTACTTAAAATTAATCGATTTTATGGTCATAACTAAACACAGTAACAGCTTTTAATGTGATCATAAATTATACAACAGgcagtaaaagaaaaaggatacaAAGGGGTTCTGATTTCTGAGTTCGGCTCTCCAACAAGAATTGCCTCGCCTTATTTGTCCACaaatttaatttgttatttgaagaGGCTTGGATGTTTTGCTCTTCTTTTCCGGCTACTTGATTCGTTCCATATGTCGAGTTTGTTTCGTTTAACGGATCTGCTACAGCTGAATAGATTGGCGTCTCTTTTATGGGTTCTGACAAAGATCTGTACGTTTCTGTTCTTTTGGGTGTTCAGAAAGAGTCAGATGAAAAAGGTGGTATGCATACCGGCACCTGCAGCAGCCAGCAACAGACCAAGTGGAGAAGTTGTCCCTTCAGATCTATGGGCATGGAGAAAATATGGACAGAAACCCATCAAAGGATCTCCATATCCGAGGTATATATCGTTTTCAACTGCAACTTTCAAACTAAAGAGCAGGCGCAATAATCGGAAATgtagaaagtagaaaaaatgaagagaaaattgCCAGAACAAGGAAACAGTATTCATGGTGATTGTTTGATCTTCACtagttcttttctttcctttttgcctTTTAACCGCTGAAATTAGTCATAATTTTCCAAGCAAGAAGCTGGataggagaaaagaaaaatcttgagCAGATTTTCTCTTTTGATCACTGTGGCCGATGAAATGTGATATCATGTTCAAAATATTCGGTGGTTTAAGTTGCacatcaagaaagaaagaaaggaaacaaagaagTGCAACCACAAAAGTATTGGCCCTCTTCGACAGCAGCCGGGCATTATCTCCATCTCAATTTTCGGTTTCTGTTCCCTCACAGTTGCTTCCCAAGGAAAAGCAGAAAAGTAAGAGAAGACAATCCTCATGGTAGAGACCAAGGAGTCAGGCTTATCTGTGAAAGCCATGGTGAATATTGAAGcctgcacatatatatatgtatgacgGAAGTTGGTAATTGCTGGTTATCGTAGGAAAAtgatagttaaaaaaaaaaaaattaaaatttattacgAATATGTGATGGAATTAGGAACTCCAAAAACAAGTCCTTAAACTTGAATTCGTTGACACAACATTCCAAGCCTGGTGAATAGAAGcttaattttttgttcaatGCGCTTTTAGGAGACAATTTTTGTCTGTTCTGTTTGTTTTACATGTTTATCATTCAATTTTGGTTAGATGGTCATGAGAACTGGCAAAACTGTACAATACAATGGGTGACTTTTAAAGAACTACAGAAGCTGATTCACCAAAAGAACTATAGTGACAAACAAACGGCTCCGATTGTAACACTGGTTTTTTGAATCACAGAGGGTATTATAGATGCAGTAGCTCCAAGGGTTGCTCAGCAAGAAAGCAGGTGGAGAGGAGCAGGAATGATCCCAACATGTTAGTCATCACCTACACCTCGGAGCACAACCATCCATGGCCTACTCAGAGAAATGCCCTTGCTGGTTCAACACGATCACAGACAATGAAGGCAGCCTCAGCATCAAAGGCCTTCACGCCTCCTCCATCACGCACCCCAAACGCAGAAGACGCAGTGAAGGAGGAGTCGATCCGAGATAACGTTAACGATACAGAAAATGAAGGCTGTGTGAAAGATGAGATGGGTGATGTTGACAAGTCCATGGAGATAGACGATGGGGAGCTGAGTCAGGACTTCCATGAGAGCTACAGGCCAACTCCACCGGATTTAAGTCAGTCTGATGATTTCTTCTCTGAGCTGGGAGAGTTGGAGCCTGACCCTTTGAGCCTCATCTTTCCTCATGGCCTCGGCGACCAGAAACCAAATCATGAAGACTCTGAAGACAAAGATTTAGATCCCTTCAGCCTGTTCGAATGGTCTGAGAGTTCATTTTCAGGAGCCAGGAGGGGTTTATAGGAAGACCTTATTCACCATCGTCacatttttaaagagttttaTGGTGCAAACATGAAGGTCTGGCGACAAACCCTCCCTTTAATTATTCGaagttgggtttttttttttctatccttttcatgttttcatttacatttacaatttcaagtaaaaaggaaagaacaggaaaagaaaagggagttaTGGGATTGGTTGATATCATGCCCATGTTATTGGGATATAGTGGGAGAATGGACGTAAAGATGAAGAACAGTTGCTTAAGTACTTGTTGAGGTCAAGACTTATTGTCTACAGCGAGGAAATAATTGTGCTCAGTCTTTTACTAGGGAGGGTTTCAAATGTGGCAGTTGGgttttgaaagaaacaaataagccattataattgaaaaattaatgaatagGAAAAAGTTGGTTCATTTTTCCTACCAATATTCCGTTCCCCATAAAAGATCCACAGACACATGATGTGGAGTAGTCTTCAAAGTTGGCATGTCGAgctatatattatatgttccaGCTCTGCTCACAACTGGCGAGTTGTTGCCCTTCAACACATTAAATTAACCATGCCATTGAAAACTTTGTCACAAGTACTGTTTTATTTTACTGGTAGGACAGTAAAAAATTCTCCCCTTCTTGTTGGTGTTGACATGATGTAAGGTTAGGGGTCTCTATCCTTTGTGTTTATGATATGTAGACAACAATTTCGGGGTGCAGCCCCTGCGCAACCCTAGGCGCCGAGACCACTCTTAAGAGTCTTTTTGGCTAATGGAATGATTTTATACAATTTTGTAAATATGTTTTAGAATTGAAGCAGACTCATGAAATAGTAGTCCAAGCCGTAATTATCATAGAATGGTATATAACTATTTCATTAGCCAAACGACTTTTTACACTgctaaaattaaataaatgaaatccTTCCTGGTGGGGTGGAGGAGATATAGATTGAACATCATGCATGGATGCAGAAATTAATGGGGTTAATCCACCTGTAGACACAACAATTTCATGTAAATATGTTGAAAGTACAAAATTGATTTCTGGTTGAGAGTAATAGTTACAGTTGCGTAGAcagtatatataatatttgcTGTAGAAGCTAAGTGATTGGTCCATATATAGAATATCTGATCCTCTGATTAGTCCATCCCCGCCACTGGCTGGGGATCCGctgaagctggttatgtgcacactaTTGGGCACCAAAATTAGTAAACAATGGtgtgcaatgaccaaaatatttctattaaaataaaaaaaaaaaaactttttgaaaaggtaaaaaaggattatgaaaaattctaaaatgtttattactttataaaaattttcaaaaataccctTACCCCTTTGGTCTTCTTGACCGGCGGCATAGAAGTATGCACCCAACTCAATCTGCTAATAGATTGCACCCCATATATATGTAGCTTATAATCGTaaccttcttcttttctccttttcaagGGTGTGCTGTCGGAAACTTTAAAAGAGGTGCACCGGTGGGGCTCACGGTAAAGGTGTCACTGAGTACCACCCTATAACGAGTGCTGGCTTTCCTGTACCAGTGTTCATTCTTACTGGCTCCCCAACTAGGTAGGAAGGTTTTACCATTTAGGCTGCCAATCTTCTTTTAATTTCCTACATGTCAAGAAGTGGGCCATTCAATAACCATGCACATGATATGGTGGTTCGGCATTgcagaaaagattaaaaaaatcgTGTAAAGAGGCAGTGAATTTCTCTGCAGCTTATCATGAATAATGAGTGTGTGTGTTTCGTAActtgaaattgcaattttttgtatttcaacctttgatatacattcataaaacactatatTCAAAATGCCCTTAAATATATACATGCAACAGTCTTTTGAGAGGCAttcgataaaattggaacgacaCATCAACAATTTATGAATTATTTGTGTAGATTTGGTTTCCAAGTGATTTTACTTTAAAAGCTTTTAGAGGGTGTCTGGATGATACTCCAAAACTAGTctttggaagaagaaaatgattatTGCTTTCCAAAGACCTTTTCATGATCATTTGGATGACCCATAAAATGAGTTTTACcaaaacttgtttttggcaaaaactatttttcaaaaGGGAGTGAATAACCTGACATCCCCTCtgttattcataaaaaaaaatgtgttctagtTCCATTATCCAAACACACAaactagttttttaaaattgattaaaaaacaatttaaaaaaactagtttggtttcataaaaccattttctcTAGTATGCCAtccaaatgcaacaaaaaaaaaaaaaaaaggcaattaCATGGAGTTAGGCAGCGCCTAGCAACAAAAGAAGCGCCATGCGAGTCATATATATTGAATTCTAGATGTTAAAAGTCCATACTGATCCTGTTGCCATAATATGAAACGCAGGCATAGTCACTTGCAGAATGCCCGTGTAGGCAAGCTTCACATAAATTATTTTCTTAGAAACTTGAATGGAAGTAGCAGCGGAAGATAAATAATATGACATACTTTATCGTCGGCAGTAGCTATAAGATTACTATTATTATACACCGAGTCAGAAGCTTCTCTTTTGTTTGGATACCCAAAAAAGTTTAATTAAACAAAGGTTTCAGAAAAGGTTTGGGAGATACGTTTAGATTTTAATATGCACTACATAATATTCTATTTCCGAGACCAGGTCAGGTCACATGGAATGATTAGGTGGGGCGTCAGACGTAGTAAATGAGTAGTCCAAAATGCACAAAAAGGTTTCACGTCAGACCGTTTGTTTCGCAATGAAACCTAGCTACGTTCCGTTACTAGCTTTATGGAAATTCAGGGCAACCTTAAGTTGCCGCCGCCTGCATCATAAACATATATATTCCATCTCGAGGAAAGGCAGTTCCACAAGTTGGTGCCAGAGACcaagattttgttttcttctcgACCAAAGAACAACGTACGCTGCCACCAAACATAGCTTTTCACCAACCAGCTGCTGTGCAGGATTTGACTCCGGAATGAACTCAGTTtgtcacttttctttttttctttggattggATGGCTTTCTGGTGAGcgaaatatttttttgaggCCCGAAGGCCCTCCATTCGCCTTGCTTATAGGGTTTTGGAATGCCTTGGGGCTTAGGTGGATGCAGACTGTCCTTCATTCGACAAAGTACACCCCACCTTTAATGGCTTAAGAAAATAGCACCGATTAAGAAAGTGCCGTCTACATGACCCTCATCTCGACCGGCTATGCAAAGGCTGTCCATAAATGTAATATTGTATTGTCATCTTtccaaaaaatgagaataagGAATTCATGATCAAATTgtttctactttttttcttttttctttttaataaacaTGATGACATTATGGTGTCATTAAGAGGCTGGGATGCCTGACTgatcaataaaattaaatattgaagGTGATAGGTCAACAGTTAATCCATGCAGGCACACGTTTTCTCCTAACAATAACATAATAAAGGCCGCcgattatttat comes from the Nymphaea colorata isolate Beijing-Zhang1983 chromosome 14, ASM883128v2, whole genome shotgun sequence genome and includes:
- the LOC116267457 gene encoding probable WRKY transcription factor 14, which codes for MCSLFWQMENDQGDLSDILRANSGGGGGGGGARSGGGGGGDGGVGGGLLGTGGINTPTTSGYGWTFPTDPAVNFPTRPGDQIDDFSSVGCGAAHGQLLQESEMMNSMFYSGDNPLLVRKDNDSYSDNPFGDSLMGQEMKPCQLLTRMIQIGPRPKIPAPAHNASAPSSLSSPGSKPLSEALKVNSIGGSTENASLHMNSPRNPGIKRRKSQMKKVVCIPAPAAASNRPSGEVVPSDLWAWRKYGQKPIKGSPYPRGYYRCSSSKGCSARKQVERSRNDPNMLVITYTSEHNHPWPTQRNALAGSTRSQTMKAASASKAFTPPPSRTPNAEDAVKEESIRDNVNDTENEGCVKDEMGDVDKSMEIDDGELSQDFHESYRPTPPDLSQSDDFFSELGELEPDPLSLIFPHGLGDQKPNHEDSEDKDLDPFSLFEWSESSFSGARRGL